A DNA window from Haliovirga abyssi contains the following coding sequences:
- a CDS encoding SpoIID/LytB domain-containing protein, producing MFFELIKQISKKKLILLFILIGSFNLFSQDLLTESFGKKLRVGIKRISNNVVYIKSYNGEFNIELENGKIIKKSALRLIRKNKKIYFENKSIDILKIRRSNVVTIIGIGKSEEKYHKYRGDFDFIIYKGKILPINIILAEEYLYSVVPSEIGINFPDEAIKSQIVAARTYLYYGLKNKKYEKFDLLDGTSSQMYLGYERENSKINNLINLTSHEIMVYKDKTINALYYADSGGWTANNEDVWSGGKPIPYLRAVDDKDNCKNSPRSNWSYRISKKRVSKIFGFNINKIKIIDKKNRRVKKVLIYGNKKKIISGNELRRKLGYTNVFSTVLKILDTGSYFIFKGHGSGHGVGMPQWGAYGLAKKGYDYKKILKYYYTGVKIKKIENFDKYVIIKK from the coding sequence ATGTTTTTTGAATTAATAAAACAAATAAGTAAAAAAAAATTAATCTTATTATTTATTTTAATAGGAAGTTTCAACTTGTTTTCTCAAGATTTATTAACAGAAAGTTTTGGGAAAAAGTTAAGAGTAGGAATAAAAAGGATTTCAAATAATGTAGTCTATATTAAAAGTTATAATGGAGAATTTAATATAGAATTAGAAAATGGTAAAATAATAAAAAAATCTGCTTTAAGATTAATAAGAAAAAATAAAAAAATATATTTCGAGAATAAAAGTATAGATATATTAAAAATAAGAAGAAGTAATGTGGTTACAATAATAGGCATTGGGAAATCAGAAGAGAAATACCATAAATATAGAGGAGATTTTGATTTCATTATATATAAGGGGAAAATATTGCCAATAAATATAATATTGGCAGAAGAGTATTTGTATAGTGTAGTCCCTTCTGAAATAGGAATTAATTTTCCAGATGAAGCTATTAAATCTCAAATCGTAGCTGCAAGAACTTATCTGTATTATGGTTTGAAAAATAAAAAATATGAAAAATTTGATTTATTAGATGGAACATCTTCGCAAATGTATTTAGGTTATGAAAGAGAAAATAGTAAAATAAATAATTTGATAAATCTTACTTCTCATGAAATTATGGTATATAAGGATAAAACTATAAATGCACTTTATTATGCAGATAGTGGAGGTTGGACAGCTAATAATGAAGATGTATGGAGTGGAGGGAAGCCAATTCCATATTTGAGAGCAGTGGATGACAAAGATAACTGTAAAAATTCTCCAAGGAGTAATTGGAGTTATAGAATAAGTAAAAAAAGAGTTTCAAAAATATTTGGATTTAATATAAATAAAATAAAAATTATAGATAAAAAAAATAGGAGAGTAAAAAAAGTTTTAATATATGGAAATAAAAAAAAGATAATTTCCGGCAATGAATTAAGAAGAAAATTAGGGTATACAAATGTATTTAGTACAGTTTTGAAAATTTTGGACACAGGAAGTTATTTTATATTTAAAGGACATGGGTCAGGACATGGTGTAGGAATGCCTCAATGGGGGGCTTATGGACTTGCTAAAAAGGGTTATGACTATAAAAAAATATTGAAATATTATTATACAGGAGTAAAAATAAAAAAGATTGAAAATTTTGATAAATATGTTATAATAAAAAAATAA
- a CDS encoding glycosyltransferase family 4 protein — MRIGIFTDTYKPNINGVVTSIEIKKRELEKLGHKVYIIAPTEPNYEEIDPDIIRLKSFKLVFQPEYRLTYPPKLETLKRIEVLNLDIIHAETPFSLGLLGAYIAKKTGKPLVHTYHTLFPEYVHYLKLPKTGTKKMAESISAIYCNACNYIISPSNQVKEKLLEYGVKRNISVIPTGIDVCKFKNSKKIGIRKKLNIKEEEKVLIFVGRLGEEKNIDFLLDSLKLLKEKDDNIKLMLVGDGPYREKLKNRCKELNIEENVVFAGYVQRENIAEYYRESDIFVFSSLTETQGLVVLEAMATGIPVVAVKASGVEDMVENGVSGFLTSLDEKEFVEKIDLILNDEELYKEISKKSMEEAEKFTPENTFAKMADIYIELSEKRRMKIIKKALKLRRSRAARIIARFGKRRRKNKK, encoded by the coding sequence ATGAGAATAGGTATTTTTACAGACACATATAAACCTAATATAAATGGAGTAGTGACATCTATAGAGATAAAAAAAAGAGAATTGGAGAAATTAGGACATAAAGTTTATATAATAGCACCTACAGAACCAAATTATGAAGAGATTGATCCAGATATTATAAGACTAAAATCTTTTAAATTGGTTTTTCAACCAGAATACCGTTTGACATATCCGCCCAAACTAGAAACGTTAAAACGAATAGAAGTATTAAATTTAGATATTATACATGCAGAAACTCCATTTTCGTTGGGGTTATTAGGTGCTTATATTGCAAAAAAAACAGGGAAACCGTTAGTACATACATATCATACTTTATTCCCTGAATATGTACATTATTTAAAGTTGCCTAAAACTGGAACAAAAAAAATGGCAGAATCAATAAGTGCCATCTATTGTAATGCTTGTAATTATATTATATCGCCATCAAATCAAGTAAAAGAAAAACTTTTAGAATATGGGGTGAAAAGAAATATATCAGTTATTCCAACAGGAATAGATGTGTGTAAATTTAAAAATAGTAAAAAAATAGGAATTAGAAAGAAGTTAAATATAAAAGAAGAGGAAAAAGTATTAATATTTGTTGGAAGATTAGGAGAAGAAAAAAATATAGATTTTTTATTGGATTCTTTGAAATTATTAAAAGAAAAAGATGATAATATTAAATTGATGTTGGTTGGAGATGGGCCATATAGAGAAAAATTAAAAAATAGATGTAAAGAGTTAAATATAGAAGAGAATGTGGTTTTTGCGGGATATGTACAAAGAGAAAATATAGCAGAATATTATAGAGAATCAGATATATTTGTATTTTCATCACTTACAGAAACACAAGGATTAGTTGTGTTAGAAGCAATGGCAACAGGAATTCCTGTAGTAGCAGTAAAAGCAAGTGGAGTAGAAGATATGGTAGAAAATGGTGTTTCTGGTTTTTTAACTTCATTAGATGAAAAAGAATTTGTAGAAAAAATAGATTTAATTCTAAATGATGAAGAATTATATAAAGAAATATCAAAAAAAAGTATGGAAGAAGCTGAAAAATTTACACCTGAAAACACATTTGCAAAAATGGCAGATATATATATAGAACTAAGTGAAAAAAGAAGAATGAAAATAATAAAAAAAGCATTAAAACTTAGAAGAAGTAGAGCAGCTAGAATTATAGCTAGATTTGGTAAAAGGAGGAGAAAAAATAAAAAATAA
- the tilS gene encoding tRNA lysidine(34) synthetase TilS, with protein MVKGGEKIKNKVLLNLKENSLINKKDKIVIGISGGADSVALFHLLMELKEELQINFIFAHVNHMLRGTADRDQRFVEELGKKYNVPVYVLKKNIKKYAKENKIGGEEAGREIRYSFFKEILNKTDADKIALAHNLNDVVETFMFRLMRGTSLNGLSSIPIKRGKFIRPILNISKEKIYNYLNEKGYKYVTDETNFQDIYTRNKIRLNLIPYIKESFNVKFEEKIIKLVSEIDETNRYFEGIISKINLENEIYISELKKYDEFIQRKIINKFLSNKEIEINSNKIYEILNILNSGGTLKLDLTKEFILVKEYDIIKIVKRNKIFKNNLNGIIENLEKELKIGEEILYKNKLITTEVVEISKMQKDSGKRVVYLDYNKLKDKEKFVIRSRKNGDYFYPNGMNGKKKLKNFFIDMKIPKDERDNIIIILNENEIISVENLRYNKKYQITEETKYVVMLIIREV; from the coding sequence TTGGTAAAAGGAGGAGAAAAAATAAAAAATAAAGTTCTTTTAAATTTAAAAGAAAACAGTTTGATAAATAAAAAAGATAAAATTGTAATAGGAATATCAGGAGGAGCAGATTCTGTAGCTTTATTTCATTTGTTAATGGAATTAAAAGAAGAACTTCAAATAAATTTTATTTTTGCTCACGTTAATCATATGTTAAGAGGAACAGCTGATAGGGATCAGAGGTTTGTAGAGGAGTTAGGAAAAAAATATAATGTGCCTGTGTATGTATTAAAAAAAAATATAAAAAAATATGCTAAAGAAAATAAAATAGGTGGAGAAGAAGCAGGAAGAGAGATAAGATATAGTTTTTTTAAAGAAATATTAAATAAAACTGATGCAGATAAAATTGCACTTGCACATAATCTAAATGATGTAGTTGAAACTTTCATGTTTAGATTAATGAGAGGGACATCTTTAAATGGATTGTCATCTATCCCTATAAAAAGAGGTAAGTTTATAAGACCTATTTTAAATATAAGTAAAGAAAAAATTTATAACTATTTAAATGAAAAAGGTTATAAATATGTAACAGATGAGACAAATTTTCAAGATATATACACAAGAAATAAAATTAGGCTTAATTTAATACCATATATAAAAGAAAGTTTTAACGTAAAATTTGAAGAAAAAATTATTAAACTGGTTTCAGAAATAGATGAAACTAATAGATATTTTGAAGGAATTATTTCAAAAATAAATTTAGAGAATGAAATTTATATAAGCGAATTAAAAAAATATGATGAATTTATTCAAAGAAAAATTATAAATAAATTTTTATCTAATAAAGAAATAGAAATAAATAGTAATAAAATATATGAAATATTAAATATATTAAATAGCGGTGGTACATTGAAGTTAGATTTAACTAAAGAGTTTATATTAGTAAAAGAGTATGATATTATAAAAATTGTAAAAAGAAATAAAATTTTTAAGAATAACCTAAATGGTATTATAGAAAATTTAGAAAAAGAATTAAAAATAGGGGAGGAGATATTATATAAAAATAAACTTATAACAACTGAAGTAGTAGAAATTTCTAAAATGCAAAAAGATTCTGGAAAAAGAGTGGTATATTTAGATTATAATAAATTAAAAGATAAAGAAAAATTTGTTATAAGAAGTAGAAAAAATGGGGATTATTTTTATCCTAATGGAATGAATGGAAAGAAAAAATTAAAAAATTTTTTTATAGATATGAAAATTCCAAAAGATGAAAGAGATAATATTATAATTATATTAAATGAAAATGAGATAATATCTGTAGAAAATTTAAGATATAATAAAAAATATCAAATAACAGAAGAGACAAAATATGTAGTAATGTTAATAATAAGGGAGGTTTAA
- the ftsH gene encoding ATP-dependent zinc metalloprotease FtsH, which translates to MENNKNLNEENLEEKKGIKKEKEEKDSLEEQKEKKGINEEKESEEDKKEDKKEDKKNIKDEIDFNFLNDVKNKKINFKNVVLLLFLITIIISLPSLFSKNNFKQEKIVSYTSFESLINSGAIKEVEEKGSYIYAMVPGMDNKNETIKARMIGYRLADDKHLMDQLIKNKVKIKSDEPDKMPFWANILISWFPMLLLIGIWLYMLNQMNKGPGGSGGQIFNIGKSKAKDNNENGPKVTFEEVAGVDEAKEELQEVVEFLKEPSKFLKIGARIPKGVLLLGSPGTGKTLLAKAVAGEAGVPFFSISGSEFVEMFVGVGASRVRDLFNKARKNSPCIVFIDEIDAVARQRGAGLGGGNDEREQTLNQLLVEMDGFGTDENIIIIAATNRPDVLDPAIMRPGRFDRQVVVDRPDIKGREEILVVHSKGKKFNADVDLSIIARKTPGFSGADLANVLNEAAILSARHNSETIMMDDVEEAVEKVMAGPERKSRVINEKEKRIIAYHESGHALVRWLLPDTDPVHKISIVPRGVGALGYTMHLPTEDRFLVSKSEFYKEIKTLLGGRAAEEIIFKDITSGASNDIERSTDIARKMITKYGMSEKVGPLTLGKTDEQPFLGKEMVKSGNYSDETARTIDKEIFEIINGSYAVVKKMLTDNMDKLDKLAETLLEKEVVSGKEMEELFIEEVVVNE; encoded by the coding sequence ATGGAAAATAATAAAAATTTAAATGAAGAAAATTTAGAAGAAAAAAAAGGCATAAAAAAAGAAAAAGAAGAAAAAGATAGTTTAGAAGAGCAAAAAGAAAAAAAAGGTATAAATGAAGAAAAAGAGAGTGAAGAAGATAAAAAAGAAGATAAAAAAGAAGATAAAAAGAATATAAAAGATGAAATTGATTTCAATTTTTTAAATGATGTTAAAAATAAAAAGATAAATTTTAAAAATGTTGTATTACTTTTATTTTTAATTACAATAATTATATCGTTGCCAAGTTTATTTAGTAAAAATAATTTTAAGCAAGAAAAAATAGTTAGTTATACATCTTTTGAAAGCCTTATAAATAGTGGAGCAATAAAAGAGGTAGAAGAAAAAGGCTCGTATATATATGCTATGGTTCCTGGAATGGATAATAAAAATGAAACTATAAAAGCTAGGATGATAGGTTATAGATTAGCAGACGATAAACATTTAATGGACCAATTAATAAAAAATAAAGTTAAAATAAAATCAGACGAACCTGATAAAATGCCTTTTTGGGCAAATATTTTAATATCTTGGTTTCCAATGCTATTATTAATAGGAATATGGCTATATATGTTAAATCAAATGAATAAAGGACCTGGTGGTTCAGGAGGGCAAATATTTAATATTGGAAAATCAAAAGCTAAAGATAACAATGAAAATGGGCCTAAAGTTACATTCGAAGAGGTAGCTGGAGTAGATGAAGCAAAAGAAGAGTTGCAAGAAGTAGTTGAATTTTTAAAAGAGCCAAGTAAATTTTTGAAAATAGGAGCAAGAATACCAAAAGGTGTTTTATTATTAGGATCTCCTGGTACTGGAAAAACTCTTTTAGCAAAAGCTGTAGCAGGAGAAGCAGGAGTACCATTTTTTAGTATTTCAGGATCTGAATTTGTAGAAATGTTTGTTGGAGTTGGAGCTTCAAGAGTAAGGGATCTGTTTAATAAAGCAAGAAAAAATTCACCTTGTATAGTATTTATTGATGAGATAGATGCAGTAGCTAGACAAAGAGGAGCTGGGCTTGGTGGTGGAAATGATGAAAGAGAACAAACGTTGAATCAGCTATTAGTAGAAATGGATGGATTTGGAACTGATGAAAATATAATTATAATTGCAGCAACTAATAGGCCAGATGTACTTGATCCAGCTATTATGAGACCAGGAAGATTTGATAGACAAGTTGTAGTAGATAGACCAGATATAAAGGGAAGAGAAGAGATATTAGTAGTGCATTCAAAAGGGAAAAAATTTAACGCAGATGTAGATTTAAGTATAATTGCTAGAAAAACACCAGGATTTTCAGGGGCAGATTTGGCAAATGTATTAAATGAAGCAGCTATATTGTCAGCACGTCATAATAGCGAAACAATAATGATGGACGATGTGGAAGAAGCTGTAGAAAAAGTAATGGCTGGACCAGAAAGAAAAAGTAGAGTTATTAATGAAAAAGAAAAAAGGATAATTGCTTATCATGAATCAGGACATGCATTAGTTAGATGGTTACTACCGGATACTGATCCAGTGCATAAAATATCAATAGTTCCAAGAGGAGTTGGAGCATTAGGATATACAATGCATTTGCCTACAGAAGATAGATTTTTAGTAAGTAAATCAGAATTTTATAAAGAGATAAAAACTTTATTAGGTGGAAGAGCAGCAGAAGAAATTATATTTAAAGATATAACTTCTGGAGCTTCAAACGATATAGAAAGATCAACTGATATAGCTAGAAAAATGATAACTAAATATGGAATGAGTGAAAAGGTAGGTCCATTAACATTAGGTAAAACAGATGAACAACCTTTCTTAGGAAAAGAGATGGTAAAATCTGGTAATTATAGCGATGAAACAGCTAGAACAATAGATAAAGAAATTTTTGAAATAATTAATGGTTCATATGCTGTTGTAAAAAAAATGTTAACTGATAATATGGATAAATTAGATAAATTAGCAGAAACATTATTAGAAAAAGAGGTTGTTTCAGGTAAAGAGATGGAAGAATTATTTATTGAGGAGGTAGTAGTAAATGAATAG
- the folE gene encoding GTP cyclohydrolase I FolE, producing MNSKFDKEKIEKAVRMILEAVGENPDREGLVDTPKRVARMYEEIFAGIHKDPADEVSVFFTEEHDEMVLVKDIDIYSMCEHHLIPFFGKAHIAYIPKNGKVTGLSKLARVVDVVSKRPQLQERLTTTIADVLMKKLDAEGVVVVIEAQHLCMVMRGIKKAGSKTITSAVRGIFKEDQGARAEAFALIR from the coding sequence ATGAATAGTAAATTTGATAAAGAAAAAATAGAAAAAGCAGTTAGAATGATTTTAGAAGCTGTAGGAGAAAACCCAGATAGAGAAGGGTTAGTAGATACACCAAAAAGAGTGGCAAGAATGTACGAAGAGATATTTGCAGGGATTCATAAAGATCCTGCAGATGAAGTTTCAGTATTTTTTACTGAAGAACATGATGAGATGGTTTTAGTAAAAGACATTGATATCTATTCTATGTGTGAACATCATCTGATACCATTTTTTGGAAAAGCTCATATAGCATATATTCCTAAGAATGGAAAAGTTACTGGACTTAGTAAACTAGCTAGAGTAGTAGATGTAGTTTCTAAAAGGCCTCAATTGCAAGAAAGATTAACAACTACAATAGCAGATGTATTAATGAAAAAACTTGATGCAGAAGGAGTAGTTGTAGTTATAGAAGCACAACATTTATGTATGGTAATGAGGGGAATAAAAAAAGCAGGTTCAAAAACTATAACATCAGCTGTAAGAGGAATATTTAAAGAGGATCAAGGTGCTAGAGCAGAGGCATTTGCATTAATAAGATAA
- a CDS encoding HD-GYP domain-containing protein — MKRLGIKYLKEGMEIARPIYRADGRIVLGVNVELTEDYILRLPTQGITSIYVKDDRTTDIEVIDILSDNMRTLALTEAKKINDKLLEIYNKSKDKKINEKIMKNELEIVHERLNKLGKEMVEDFMRIRNPLINLIDTRLNEDYIYAHMVNVAAVSILIGRALGYNFEKLVDLAKGALIHDIGIIIGIPYEVRNKSGKLTEEELVMMKLHPKIGYDFIRKMTGINILSAHVAYQHHERYNGHGYPRGLSDGNISEYGYVAGIADVYDAITNNKSYKLRVLPDKAREFFMVARDKFFPAYIVDSFLNKVPAYPNGTTLILSDGSEAVVLKQNKDNLSRPWVRILNSNGKDWADVNLINELNIGIEKILD; from the coding sequence ATGAAAAGGTTGGGGATAAAATATTTAAAAGAAGGAATGGAAATAGCAAGACCTATTTATAGAGCAGACGGAAGAATAGTATTAGGTGTAAATGTAGAATTAACCGAAGACTATATTTTAAGGCTGCCTACCCAAGGAATAACTTCTATATATGTAAAAGATGATAGAACTACTGATATAGAGGTAATAGATATTCTTTCAGATAATATGAGAACTTTAGCATTAACAGAAGCAAAAAAAATAAATGATAAATTATTAGAAATATACAATAAATCTAAAGATAAAAAAATAAATGAAAAAATAATGAAAAATGAGCTTGAAATTGTACATGAAAGATTAAATAAATTAGGGAAAGAGATGGTAGAGGATTTTATGAGAATAAGAAACCCTCTAATAAATCTTATTGATACAAGATTAAATGAAGATTATATATACGCTCATATGGTTAATGTAGCAGCAGTATCTATATTAATAGGAAGAGCTTTGGGGTATAATTTTGAAAAATTGGTTGATTTAGCAAAAGGGGCATTAATACATGATATTGGGATAATAATTGGAATTCCTTATGAAGTAAGAAATAAAAGTGGAAAATTAACAGAAGAAGAATTGGTTATGATGAAATTACATCCAAAAATAGGTTATGATTTTATAAGGAAAATGACAGGTATAAATATATTATCAGCTCATGTAGCTTATCAACATCATGAGAGGTATAATGGTCATGGTTATCCAAGAGGGTTAAGTGATGGGAATATAAGTGAATATGGATATGTAGCAGGGATTGCTGATGTTTATGATGCAATAACTAATAATAAAAGTTATAAATTGAGAGTTTTACCTGATAAAGCAAGAGAATTTTTTATGGTAGCTAGGGATAAATTTTTTCCGGCATATATTGTAGATTCTTTTTTAAATAAAGTACCAGCATATCCAAATGGAACAACTTTAATACTATCAGACGGCAGTGAAGCCGTGGTATTAAAACAGAATAAAGATAACTTATCAAGGCCTTGGGTAAGAATATTAAATAGTAATGGAAAAGATTGGGCAGATGTAAATTTGATAAATGAACTGAATATAGGTATAGAAAAAATATTGGATTAA
- the rpsO gene encoding 30S ribosomal protein S15: protein MRSKEEIVKEFGKKEGDTGSTEVQVALLTERVKHLTEHLKSHKKDYHSRLGLLKLVGKRRRLLNYLKSKDIEGYRALIQKLGIRK, encoded by the coding sequence ATGAGATCAAAAGAAGAAATAGTAAAAGAATTTGGGAAAAAAGAAGGAGATACAGGTTCTACAGAAGTACAAGTAGCTTTATTAACTGAGAGAGTAAAACATTTAACAGAACATTTGAAATCTCACAAAAAAGATTACCATTCAAGATTAGGTTTATTAAAATTAGTAGGAAAAAGAAGAAGATTATTAAACTATTTAAAATCAAAAGATATTGAAGGATATAGAGCACTTATCCAAAAATTAGGAATAAGAAAATAA
- the pnp gene encoding polyribonucleotide nucleotidyltransferase — MFNEKMVEMELAGRKLTFTTGKMARQAGGAVILSYGETVLLATVVGKKKPREGADFFPLTVNFIEKTYSAGKIPGGFFKREARPSTNATLTARLIDRPIRPLFPEGFKNEVQIDITVLSYDGENTTDYLGIIGASAALSISDVPFLGPVAGVIVGYVDGEYVLNPLPEQLEKSEINLSVAGTKDAITMVESGAKEVSEELMLGAIMFGHDAIKTIVAIQEEFQKLAGKEKMEFEVKEVPVEIKEFVDINGKEKLEKAVLVHGKLEREEAVDSLELELEELLATKYEDGEIPKEDLSEFKGYFHDLMKKMVRDTIVYKHHRVDGRAIDEIRPISIDIDILPIPHGTALFTRGETQGLVITTLGTAEDEQIIDGLDKAIRKHFYLHYNFPPYSVGETGFLRGPGRRELGHGALAERALREVMPSQEEFPYTVRVVSEILESNGSSSMATVCGGSLSLMAAGVPIKKHVAGVAMGLIKQGEDFVVLTDIMGLEDHIGDMDFKVTGTRKGITALQMDIKITGISREIMEKALEQALKGRLFILNKMEAVIDKPRVEFAPTVPRLATLTIDKEKISDLIGPGGKNIKGIIEKTEAKIDIKDDGNVSIFAINEEKLNETLTMIKAYTQDIEVGEIYTGKVIKIMKFGAFVEVLPGKEGLLHVSELDHKRVANVEDVLKEGEEVMVKVIGKEKGKFSLSRKALIPKEEK; from the coding sequence ATGTTTAACGAAAAAATGGTAGAAATGGAATTAGCAGGAAGAAAATTAACATTTACTACTGGAAAAATGGCAAGACAAGCAGGAGGAGCAGTTATCCTTAGCTATGGAGAAACTGTATTATTAGCAACTGTTGTAGGGAAAAAGAAACCAAGAGAAGGGGCAGATTTTTTTCCATTAACAGTTAATTTTATAGAGAAAACATATTCTGCAGGTAAAATACCTGGAGGATTTTTCAAAAGAGAAGCAAGACCTTCAACAAATGCAACATTAACAGCAAGACTTATAGATAGACCAATAAGACCTTTATTTCCAGAAGGATTTAAAAATGAAGTACAAATAGATATAACAGTTTTATCATATGATGGAGAAAACACTACAGATTATCTTGGTATAATAGGTGCTTCAGCAGCACTTAGCATCTCAGATGTTCCATTTTTAGGACCAGTTGCAGGTGTTATAGTTGGTTATGTTGATGGAGAATATGTATTAAATCCATTGCCAGAACAATTAGAAAAAAGTGAAATAAACTTATCAGTGGCAGGAACTAAAGATGCAATTACAATGGTAGAATCTGGAGCAAAAGAAGTTTCAGAAGAGCTAATGTTAGGTGCAATTATGTTTGGACATGATGCTATAAAAACAATAGTAGCTATACAAGAAGAGTTTCAAAAATTGGCTGGGAAAGAAAAAATGGAATTTGAAGTAAAAGAGGTTCCAGTAGAGATTAAAGAGTTTGTAGACATAAATGGAAAAGAAAAATTAGAAAAAGCTGTTTTGGTTCATGGAAAATTAGAAAGAGAAGAAGCTGTAGACAGTTTAGAATTAGAATTAGAAGAGCTATTAGCTACAAAATATGAAGATGGTGAAATTCCAAAAGAGGATTTAAGTGAATTTAAAGGATATTTTCATGATTTAATGAAAAAAATGGTTAGAGATACTATTGTATATAAACATCACAGAGTTGATGGTAGAGCGATAGATGAAATCAGACCAATTAGTATAGATATAGATATATTACCAATTCCTCATGGAACAGCACTATTTACAAGAGGAGAAACTCAAGGATTGGTAATAACTACATTAGGAACAGCAGAAGATGAACAAATTATAGATGGACTTGATAAAGCAATTAGAAAACATTTTTATTTGCATTATAACTTCCCACCTTACAGTGTAGGTGAAACTGGATTTTTAAGAGGTCCTGGAAGAAGAGAATTAGGACATGGAGCTTTAGCAGAAAGAGCTTTAAGAGAGGTTATGCCTTCACAAGAAGAGTTCCCATATACAGTAAGAGTTGTATCTGAGATTTTAGAGTCAAATGGTTCTTCATCTATGGCAACAGTTTGTGGTGGTTCATTGTCGTTAATGGCAGCTGGAGTTCCAATAAAAAAACATGTTGCTGGAGTTGCAATGGGACTTATTAAACAAGGAGAAGATTTTGTTGTATTAACAGATATAATGGGATTAGAAGATCATATAGGGGATATGGATTTTAAAGTTACAGGAACTAGAAAAGGTATTACAGCTTTGCAAATGGATATAAAAATTACTGGAATAAGCAGAGAAATAATGGAGAAAGCATTAGAACAAGCTCTAAAAGGAAGATTATTTATATTAAATAAAATGGAAGCTGTAATTGATAAACCAAGAGTAGAATTTGCTCCAACTGTACCAAGATTAGCTACATTAACTATAGATAAAGAAAAAATTTCTGACTTAATTGGACCTGGTGGAAAAAATATTAAGGGAATAATAGAAAAAACAGAAGCAAAAATAGATATAAAAGATGATGGGAATGTTAGTATATTTGCTATTAATGAAGAAAAATTAAATGAAACATTAACTATGATAAAAGCATATACTCAAGATATTGAAGTAGGTGAAATATATACAGGAAAAGTTATCAAAATAATGAAATTTGGAGCTTTTGTAGAAGTATTACCTGGAAAAGAAGGGTTATTGCATGTATCAGAATTAGACCACAAAAGAGTTGCAAATGTAGAAGATGTATTAAAAGAAGGCGAAGAAGTTATGGTAAAAGTTATAGGAAAAGAAAAAGGTAAATTTAGTCTTAGTAGAAAAGCATTAATACCAAAAGAAGAAAAATAA
- a CDS encoding Rpn family recombination-promoting nuclease/putative transposase, with protein sequence MCRINPRVDFVFKKLFGSEENKDLLLDFINSVVSEDDRVTELELKNPYNDKNFRNDKLSILDIKAVDQRGRWYNIEMQIIDQEYFDKRALYYWARLYSGQLSTGINYDNLKKTISINILNFKCLDEENYHNIYKIINMESKEEFIDHLEIHFIELEKYNENFSTMLDRWVNFLKRAEKYEENKLPKELAEVSTIKKAVEILEEMSLNKDERESYEARLKWLRDEDAALKKAEKKGRENGKEEGIKEGIEKIAREALKNKLDLKTISKITGLSEEDILRLKN encoded by the coding sequence ATGTGTAGAATAAATCCAAGAGTAGATTTCGTATTTAAAAAATTGTTTGGTTCGGAAGAGAATAAGGATTTATTGTTAGATTTTATAAATTCAGTAGTATCAGAAGATGATAGAGTAACAGAATTAGAACTAAAAAATCCATATAATGATAAGAATTTTAGAAATGATAAATTATCAATATTAGATATAAAAGCAGTAGATCAAAGAGGGCGTTGGTATAATATAGAGATGCAGATTATTGATCAAGAATATTTTGATAAGAGGGCTTTATATTATTGGGCTAGATTATATTCAGGTCAATTGTCAACAGGAATAAATTATGATAATTTAAAGAAAACAATAAGCATAAATATATTAAATTTTAAATGTTTAGATGAGGAAAATTATCATAATATTTATAAGATAATAAATATGGAAAGTAAAGAAGAGTTTATAGATCATCTAGAGATACATTTTATAGAGTTAGAAAAATATAACGAAAATTTTAGCACAATGTTAGATAGATGGGTAAATTTTCTGAAAAGAGCAGAAAAATATGAAGAAAATAAACTTCCAAAAGAATTAGCAGAAGTATCTACAATAAAAAAAGCAGTAGAGATATTAGAAGAGATGTCATTAAATAAGGATGAGCGAGAAAGTTATGAAGCTAGATTAAAATGGTTAAGAGATGAAGATGCAGCTTTAAAAAAAGCTGAAAAAAAAGGAAGAGAAAATGGGAAAGAAGAAGGAATAAAAGAAGGAATAGAAAAAATTGCTAGAGAAGCATTAAAAAATAAATTGGATTTAAAAACTATATCAAAAATAACAGGATTAAGTGAAGAAGATATTTTAAGATTAAAAAATTAG